The following is a genomic window from Paenibacillus sp. FSL R5-0766.
ACTTCTTCCGCATGGCTTGGGCCAGAAAGAACAACCACACGTCCTTCCTCACATTCAAGCTCTTCTGAAATGACTGTGGACATCCGTTTCAGGCTTTCTGTCTCGAAACCTTTGGTTGCATGAATGACTAACATCTCAGGCTTGTAATACGCCTTAAGCTGGTTCGTAACTGCACGCATGGCTGATGAAGGCGCAACAATTAACACAGCTATAGCACCTTCCACCGCAGCTTCCATATCAGTTGTTGCTTCAATCCGTGTTGAAAGCTCCGCATCCGGAAGATAGCGAGTATTGGTGTGTTTGTTATTGATTTCGTTAGCCTGGTCTTCACCACGTGTCCACATCATCACGTCCAACTGATTGGCGGCGAGTACACTGGCGAGAGCTGTCCCCCAGCTTCCAGCGACCAGAACAGCAACTTTTTTAGACAACTCGTTTACCCCCTCCAGGGTTTTTCGATCCCAATTTATTTTCCTGTCCTTTGGCGAGCTTCGCAATATTGGTACGATGTCTCCAGAACGCAAACAGACAAATAATCAGACTCCCCCAGAAGATATTCATTGAATATCCGGGTAATACCAGGATAAAGATGGGTGTAAATGCTACAAAAATCAGAGACCCCAATGAAACATAGCGTGTCAATACAATAGACAGAATGGCGATCACCCCAGCACATAACGCAGGCAGGAAAGCAAGACTCACCAGAACACCAATGGCTGTGGCAATGCCTTTTCCTCCACGAAAATGGAAGTAAAGCGGCCAGTTATGTCCTGCAATGGCTGCTATACCACTGAGTGCAGGAATCCAGGCAGAACCGTCACTCAGCCAGATTCCAATCCATACAGCTGCAACACCTTTAAGTACGTCAAGTAAAAGAACAGCAATTGCCGGTCCTTTACCCAAAATACGCAATGTATTGGTAGCTCCCGCGTTTCCGCTTCCGTGCTGACGAATATCGATCCCCCGTATCGCTTTGGCAAGGAGGACACTAAAGCTGATCGAACCGAGCAGATAACTCAGTACAATCGCTGCGATTTGTAAAATCACACACTTCTCCCCTAACTTTCGTCGGACTTCTTCCGAGTAAATATGCGAATTGGTGTTCCTTCGAAATCAAACGCTGCACGGATTTTATTCTCCAGATAGCGCTCATATGAGAAGTGCATCAACTCAGGATCGTTCACAAAAATAACCATGGTCGGCGGTTTAACTGCAACCTGAGTCACATAGTTAATTCTCATTCTCCGTCCTTTATCTGTTGGCGGAGGATTAATGGCAACCGCATCAGACACCACATCGTTAAGCAGATGGGTCTGCACACGTAACGAGTGTTGCTCTGCTACACGTTGCACAACCGGCAACAATTTTTGTAAGCGTTGTTTTGTGAGGGCCGACAAAAATACGACCGGAGCATAAGTCATAAACAGGAAGTGATCCCGAATTTTTCTCTCAAACTCTTTCATCGTTTTGTCATGCTTCTCTACCACGTCCCATTTGTTCACAACAAACAATGACGCTTTACCCGCTTCGAATGCATATCCTGCAATATGCTTGTCCTGTTCAATAATGCCTTCTTCACCATTAATGACAATCAGAACAACATCTGCACGCTCAATCGCACGCATCGCACGCATTACACTGTATTTCTCAGTTGTTTCATATACTTTACCACGCTTACGCATACCTGCTGTATCAATCAGCACGTAACGTTGGCCGTCTTTTTCAAAAGGTGTATCAATTGCATCCCGGGTCGTTCCAGCCACATCACTTACAATGACACGCTCTTCACCCAGAATAGCGTTCACCAGTGAAGATTTACCCACATTAGGACGTCCGATCAGAGCTACACGAATGACATCTTCATCGTAAGTCTCTTCCTCAAGTTCTGGTAGCTTCTCCACAATTGCATCAAGCAAATCACCTACACCTGTACCGTGACTTCCGGATACGCCGATGGGATCACCGAAACCAAATCCATAAAACTCATAAATGAGCTCACTTCGTCCGATATTATCCACTTTGTTAACGGCTACAACAATAGGCTTGCCTGAGCGGTAGAGCATCTCTGCTACCTCTTCATCCGATTGCGTAATACCTGCTTTTGCATCACACATGAATACAATAACATCCGCTTCTTCAATAGCGAGCTCTGCTTGCATCCGAATCGATTTTAAGATTACATCTTCACCATCAATTTCGATACCACCTGTATCAATGATACTAAATGGTTTACCGTTCCATTCACCGATTCCATATATGCGGTCACGGGTAATGCCCGGCTTGTCTTCCACAATGGCCAGTCTGTCGCCGATGATCCGATTGAAAATGGTGGATTTACCCACGTTCGGTCGTCCGACAATTGCCACAACGGGTCTTGCCATACATTCCACTCCTCCTGTCCATACTTACGATACTCATCATAGCAAAAAAGATATGTCTTGGCTAACGTTTCATGCCAAATTACTCGCAATAAAAACAATCGGCGAACCCGCCTTGGGCTCGCCGATCTTGCTTTTGTTATTCAGCAAAATATGCAGTATATAACTTAGAACCATGCATTGTTAACTTATTTGAATTTGCTGAGTTTGTCTCCAAACAGTTCGCCAAGCGTAGTGCTCATACCTTGATTGTTCAAGGAAACGTTTGGATTGTTGATTTCTTCACGCGGAGCGTTGTTTCTTGAAGGTCTTTCTGATTTTTGTGGTTGAGCTGGAGCTTCTTCTGTTTCTTTGATGCTCAAGCTTACACGTTGCTCAGAAGGGTTCATGTCCAAGATTTTAACTTGAACTTCTTGTCCTTCTTTCAGCACTTCATGAGGAGTGCCGATGTGTTTGTGGGAGATTTGCGAGATATGCACAAGTCCCTCAACACCAGGAGCGATTTCAACAAATGCACCGAAGTCTACCAGACGTTTTACAACACCTGTTACGATATCGCTGGAATTGAATTTTTCGCTTGCTGTTTCCCAAGGACCTGGTTGAACAGCTTTCATGCTCAGGCTGATTTTGCCTTTTTCAGGGTCAACTTTCAGCACTTTCACACTAACTTTATCACCTTCAGACAGTACATCGGATGGTTTTTCAACGTGTGTCCAAGCCAGCTCGGATACGTGAACCAAACCGTCAACTCCGCCCACATCAACGAATGCACCGAATTGAGTCAAACGTTGTACTGTACCTTCGATTACTTGACCTTCTTGCAAACCAGCCATTACTGTAGCTTTGTTTGCTTCGAATTCTTGCTCCAGTACGTCTTTTTGGGAAAGGATCACTTTGTTGTTCTCACGGTCGATCTCTTTCACTTTAACACGCAGTGTGCGTCCTTTGTAGTCGCTGAAGTCTTCAACGAAATGGCGTTCAACCATGGAAGCCGGGATAAATCCACGTACGCCCACGTCTGCTACCAGACCGCCTTTAACAACATCACCTACAACAACTTCGAATACGTCTTGGTCTTCAAAATGCTTTTGCAATTGATCCCATGCGTTTTCGCTGTCGATTGCACGTTTGGACAGAACGAGTTTTTCTTTCTCGTCGTCGATGCTAAGAACTTTAGCTTCAACTTCTTGTCCAACTTCTACTGCGTCAGACGCGCTGTCAACATGTAATGAAGACAGTTCACGAATTGGAATGACACCGTCATATTTATATCCAATGCTCACATAGGCTTGGTTATCTTCCAATTTGACGATGGTTCCTTTTACGGTATCTCCTTTTTTCAAGGAAACGAATTGATCCAACTCATCTTGGGTTGCTTCTTGATTTTTCATTTCTTCCGACATGTCAAATACCCTCCTCAATTCAAAAACCCCATTATATTCAAACCTGCCTGTAGCAGAGTTCAAAACACTTTCATCACTGAGTGCTCAAGCTTTAGTCTCCCTCAAAAATATGGAAACATGCACTCAGCTACCGACGAAGCCATTACTTGCTTGGCACGCCCGTTTGCACCATTTCGTTAATCTTGGACATAATCTTTTCAGTCGCCTTCTCCAGAGCTTCTCCAGATGGGTCTTCCTTGAACTCGTCCAAACTTACTGGTGCTCCATATACAACTTTCATCTTACGAAAAACTTTGTAGTTACCGATAATAGCAGTAGGAATAACTGTAGCGCCACTGCGGAGAGCAAAACTCGCTGCCCCTTTTTTGCCGATACCTCCATCATTGTGACGGCTTCCCGAGGGGAAGATTCCAAGCACTTGCCCATCACGCAAAATATTGAGTGAGGTTTTGATGGATTCCTTGCTGACACCTCCACGTTTAACGGGGAAAGCACCCACGGCTTTAATAATTCGGCCGAGTACCGGAATGTCAAACAATTCGCTTTTGGCCATGAAACGCACCTGACGGCGAATTTTGATACCAACGGTTGGAGGATCGAAGTTACTAATATGATTGGAACATAAAAGTACGCCGCCTTCTTTCGGAATATTCTCCCGTCCAACGGCCTCCAAGCGGAAAAGAATGGTATAAATGATCCGCAGTAATGTGCTGCAAAATGTGTAAATCATAGACCGATCTCTCCTCTGACCATTGTGCAATAAGATACGATTTTGTCAACCACTTCATGAATGTTCATCTCCGTTGTATCAAGGACGATAGCATCCTCAGCACAACGCAATGGGGAAATTTCCCGATTCTCATCCAATCTGTCACGGGTGGCAATGTCTCGCTCCAGCTGTTGCAACGTCAGTCCTTCAGAGGGGTCCAGTTCTTTGAAGCGGCGAAGCGCACGCTCTTCGACACTGGCAGTCATGAAGATTTTCACTTCCGCATCGGGCAGTACTGTCGTTCCGATATCGCGTCCATCCATGACGACGCCCTTGCGCAAAGCCATTTGCCGCTGAGTATCCACTAATTGCGTACGCAGCCCCTCGATTTGCGCATATCGGGACACGATTCCCGTCACTTCACGGGAGCGGATTTCCGAGGTTACTTCTTCCCCATTACAGAACACTTTCTGTCCGTCGGGATCCGGTTGTAAATCAATGACCAGCTTTTGGGCTTCCTGAAGTACCTGTGCCACTTCTTCCGGCGCAATATCTTTCCGAAGCATGTGCAAGGTTACCGCACGGTACATTGCGCCTGTATCGACGTATACATACGCGAGCGCCTCTGCAACCAATCGGGCCACCGTGCTTTTCCCGGCACCGGCAGGTCCGTCAATTGCAACGTTCATTTTCCCGTTCTCTGATGTGTTCTGGCTTGCCAACGGGGCATTCCTCCTCAAACGATAAACCTCAATAAAAAAACAGGCATTGCCTGCATCGTGAAAATTATACCACACTCTACACATGGATGCAAAAACAGACAAATCAACGACATTTGTAATCATTCACCGCTTGCACTTCAATTGGCGTTCCTTCCAGGCGGTCAATGGTGGTCAAATTCTTTTTGAAGCCTGGTACCAACAGTAGCAATTGATATAGCACAAGCAGGATTAGAAGGGCTGTAATCAGAATCGTAACCTTTCGTTCCATTCTCCTGGAGAAAACATAATAAAGTCGTTCATATCTGCGGGTTGCATGACGATGATTCAAGGCAATACCTCCGTTTTTTTCATTACGGTACCCGCAGTTCCCTCTCTTTATGCCACGACATTCCTATTTCGTGCGATAGTCAAGTTGCCGTTCAAAACAAAACTTGATAATTTTTTGGCGCTCCGAATCTGAAATCTGGACAAATTTCAGCATGCATAGCTGTCTGCCGGTTTCCAGGGTTTTGATCCGCACAACTTCAGCTTCAAAATTCACATGTTCAATAGTTGAATTCCGGTAGGGAACAAGCAACCAGCATTTCAATTTTTGACCTTCAGCTATTGAAAACCCTGTTTCGCCGTAGATGGACAATCCACCGCCACCAATATCTTCAGTCAATCCGACGGCACGGGTCAGATCTTCACTCTGGATGGCCAGTTCGAGATTTGCGTGAACACGAAGAAAGCTGCGCCGTTGTATTTTGGATATATCGCTCGGAAGCGGTTTGCGGATACGGACAAGACGGACCACATCTTCCTCAAATCCCGTGACATAGGTATTAAAATAATGCCGGACCCCATCCTCCGTAATATATGAAATGGACAATTCTTCTCCGAAAAAGAGCCTTTTCAGACGGCTGCTTCCTTGTTGCATCGGGACCTCAATCAGAAAACTGGTGTCATCCATATCTGCAATGCGTGATTTGTATTCTTTGTGTTCCTCTTTTTCATCTGCAGAAGCAATCTGGATGTATAAAATTTCATTTATTTTAGGAAACAAGCTGTTCACCGCCACTTTATGTATTTATCTTCGTATGTACGAGGACTATTATACCATGACCTTTCTCACATTGAACAAGAAAAAACAGACCACATCGTGGTCTGCCGCAGTTATTCGCTCAGCTTAAAATTCAAATTATCCATCTTTTTATGAGGTTGCATTGACCGGTTTGATCTCTTCAACCGCTTCTTCCATTCCTGTATTCGCATTAATGTATATCCGGTAACGAGAACCGTTAATTTTCCCTCCGAATTCATAACACAATACTTCTTTGCTGTAATCATTCTCAATCAGGGATTTGCGAACATAATTTTCTTCGAACTCCGAGTTAAGCTTTTTCCGCGCCTGTTGCTCCGTAAGCGTTGCTTTCGGAATTTTGCGCTTGTCATTATGTTCGTAGACAAAGTCACTCGCCTGGAAGCCGGTTACTTCACCTGTATCCAAACCTACACGAACTGACATTTTCTCAGGATAGATCAAAGTGTCTCCTTGCTTACGTACATAAGTAAGGTTACCCAGATTACCATATTCGTCGTAGTTTACGGCCTTCATATCCTTATAACCTTTGTTCATTAGAAATTGATCTGCTTTAGCCATGGCATTCTGACGAGACACTTTTTTGGTTCCGATTGGACGGGTATCACTGTAAGAGATCAGCATTCCGCCATTACGGGTGAAATCCATCATCAGTTTGCCATTGTTGGCATGATCAATTGTGGCAGTGTAGGACTCCCAGTCAGTTCCTTTGCCGTTCTCCTGCACTTGGATTTTGCTACTATCCGCATTAGAAAATTTTGCAGCCTTGCTCTGGATCTGTTCTTTGGTCACCGGCAAACCGCCCAGTTTCTTGACTGATCGTTTTGCATAGATATTGGATACGGAAGGCCCCCAATCAAGCTCCGGGTATTCCTGTACCTTTTTGTTCACAGTACGAAAACCATCAACGATCGTGTTGTCCATGGTTTGCTCTTGCGTTGCCATGGCAGTCTCTGCATCCATCCAGCGCAATCGGTCCGTCAGGACTTTCTGCTGCACATCCTGCAGATTCTTGGTAATCTCGGATGAATTCTGATACAGCTTTTTCAGGTTGCCCATTTCCTTCTCACTTAGCGGTTCGTTCGTCAAGTCACGCATCGACGCCCGATAGGCAAAGTTGGAAATACGTGAGAGAAACTCCTCTGTCTCGTTAAATGGCAGCATGGTGAGTGGCAGTTGGTTGATCTCATTCTGTGCTTCACTGGTGAGTCGCCATACATTCATCAAACCTTTGCGATGCATCCCCTGTGATGTAGAGTGAACCGCCAAGGTGTTACCAATCTCCGAATGCAATTTGTCCATATGAAAAGATAAATCGTGAAAGGCACGCTGATATTGGTTCTCTGCCTTGATCAGAATTGCATTCTTCTCCTGATTCTCCTGATAACCCCACACGAGCGCACCGACCAGCAGAACCGCAAATATCGGAAACATAACTGAACTTAAACGTTTATACATCCGTAGAGTCTCCTTTCTTCTAAACCACTACCTCTATTGTGGATCGAAGAAAGATCTCTTATGCATGCGATTTCCAGTCCTTACACAAGCAGGCTGCTAAAGTCCCGTTTGGGTCCTCCTTTTAATTCAGCTGAATCCCAGTTGCCATGCCCTCTTCTTCAATTTCGAACTGGTCTCTGTTATCACATAGGCACTGCTTGAATCCCGTCTCAATTCGGCCCCGCTCTTTCTTGCCTCGTAATGTAAATCGTTCACCGCATTGTTTGCATCTGATTTTAATTTTAATTCTCATCACAACGATCTCCGTTTCTGTTGGTCATTCCCCGGGAGTTTATCCGTAAAAATAAAAACACACCGGAGCCATAGGCGCAATATGCACTTTATGTCCACCAGTGTGTCCCTATTTTTATAATTTAACCTCTTCCTCCCGCTTCACAAAACGAAAAGGAGAACGGTTATTAGCTCGTGTGATTTTACCCATTGCCCCATACCACAGGCCCGCCATTAGCGGCGCTATAAACCACAACCAATTGTTCAGCATGGTGTTCATGATGACATCGTACAATGCATGCCAGAAAAAAGGTAAAACCAGAGAAAGAACCAGGTACCACCGCTTTTTCTTACCACCGATAAACTTGGCTTTACCCATATAATAACCCATGATTACCGCAAACATAGCGTGCCCTGAAACAGGGAGCAGTGCCCGAAGGAACATGGCTGAGACGGATGCATTCCCCCCAAAGGCATACAACACATTCTCAACAGTGGCAAATCCAAGTGAAACAGCGACCGCATATAAGATCCCATCATACGGCTCATCAAATTCGGTGTGATTATAGATGATATGATAAAGTACGAACCATTTAACGAATTCCTCCACACCACCTGAGATCATAATGGCCTCAAGATAAGGATTATCCCCGAGCCATATCATCATGCCACGCTGAATAATCATCACAGGCAGTACCATCAGAATCCCCATGAGGAAAACCCGCAATACCATATGAAGTGGCTCATAATCATAACGGTCTTTCAGGTAAAAGTATGTTAACAAGGCGAGACCCGGAGCAACTGCTGCCGCTAAGACCGAAAACAAAAGCACCGAAATTCCCTCCTCTGACTAAAGACGCGATTACAACTAGAGATTAATCCTGGCGTTTGAAGTGGGTGCAGATAACATCAATCGCTTGTGCAGGAATAACAACCTTACCATACTCTTCCATAACTGCCGGAGTAACTGAGGATCCTTCGCCAAATTCAGCAAGCAAGGCAATCAATGCCGCATGTTTGGTGGAATCTACCTCATCTGGCTCCAAATGCAAGAACCACTTGTCTTTATAAGAATAAAGTCTCCCAGCATCCGTAACATGCTGACGCAACATATGTGCAGCTTCAATGAGCACTTCAAAGTCCTTGAATGCATAAACGATGGAATCGCTTTGCTCGAGTGTAACTTCCATTTCATATACTTCTTCAGGAAGATCATCTTCATGACCTGAACCATATTGTTGCGGATCATATTTTCCACGTGTGACAATGACAACCATCCCTTGAGCGGGAAGTGCGAATACTTCGACAGCGAGTGGACCTGTGGCATCAAATCCAAGTTCGGAATAGGCCTGATCCATCATTTCAGTGAACAGTTCATGAACCTTAGGTATTTCCTGCCACATATCTTCTTTTTGTATTCCGCGCTCGCTCAGATCGTCAAAGGTCAGGAAAATCCGTATCTTATCGTGACTTAGTCGTTCTATTTTCATACAGGATCTCCCCTTTATAAGCAAGTCTTATAACAGATTATGAAGCACAAAACAATATGTGCTGAAAATAAATCTATGTAGTTATGTTATCATTTTATACCTCTAAATGCACGAAGTAAAATCGACAAAAAAAGAATCATTCCACAGCCAATCTAGACTGTGGATGATTCTAATTGGAGGTTTTGGTTTATAAACCCGGTACTGTTGTGTTTGTTTGGCTTAAAATTTGCTCAACTTCATGCTTCACATCGGGATTGGTGCGAATAAAATCTTTGAGCATGCTCATATTCGCTTCTTTTTCCTGCGGTGTGATTGCTCTTGCGGTCTTTGCTGCCGGATTTTTGTGGGATTCACCATGTTGATTTTGCTTGCTTGTGAACCCGTCCATACCCGGGAAAGTCATTTCCATCATCTTATGTTTTGCCTGATCCATCATATTTCTTGATGAACCCGATGACATCATGGGCAATTTGCCTTTGGACAGCCATGAACTGGCTGCAACACCAATGACAATGCCCCAAAAAAAGGATGACGTCTTCATTACACCAACCTCCTTCAAGTGTTAAAATCATATTTAGTGTTTGCGGTAGTGAGCGATCTCATTCCGTATAAATACAGGAAAGCGAGTTGAAATCATGTTCAGACATACAGCCGCATTGATCATTGCTGCAAGTTTGCTGCTGTCAGCTTGTGGGACAGCGGAAGAAAAACCATCTGATAATTCAGCACCAGCGGGCGAATCAACTACCACGGTTCAAGAAGAGCAAGATAACTCTAACCCTACTGAAACAGAAGAACCCGAAACTGGTGTGCCCGAACCTTCCACGGAAGATTCAACTGCGACAGAGGAAGAACCTGAATCTTCGGAGAAGGTTTCTACAGAAGAGAAAGTGGATAAAACGTATCATATGAATGAAAATTATTATATTAAACCAAACGATGAAGCGAGCCCAAACAAAGTGGTCTTGTTAACTTTTGATGATGGACCTAAAGAAGAAAAAATGATTACTTCTCTAATCGACACTTTAGATAAACATAACGCTAAAGCGATATTTTTCGTCAATGGTTACCGGGTGAAAAGCCATCCGGAATTGCTCAAACTCATACATGAACGGGGTCAGATTGTAGGCAATCATGCCTGGGATCATGAGGATCTCAAAAAAATCTCCAACGCTGAGGCGGCAAAACAGGTTACAGATGTCCAAAAAATAGTGAAGGATACCATTGGTGAGGAACCGCAATTCTTCCGTCCACCTTTTGGGTCGGGAAATGATGCACTGAAGGCTGCTGTGAAGAAAAATGGCATGTTATATATGACTTGGTCTAATGGTTCGCTCGATTGGGATAAAAGCACCAAAGACAAACCGGAAAAAGTCATCCAAAATGTACTGGACCAGTTAAATCCCGGCAGCAACATTTTGATGCACGAGTTGCCATGGACGGTTGAAGCATTGGATGAATTGCTGACCAAGCTCGAGAAGAAAGGATATTCCTTTGTTGATCCGCGTGCAATTGAATTGGAAGCTCGTTAAATTGTACTTTTGCGCATTAAAATGAAACAGCCTTGATCCAATGGATTAAGGCTGTTTCTCTGTGAGTGCTTTTTCCGTGGGCACTCTTAACGTGATGATATGCATCTCCGCAGGACAACCTAGTCGGAGAGGAAGATGATTTGTACCGTATCCTCTGCTAACAAGCATTTTGCCTTCTTGGTAAACGTCCTCCGGACTTCGCTTCAGGGAGTACCACCCGTTCGATACGGGACGATACGCTTTGCTAAGGAACACAGGTCCGAAAAATGGTACAACCAATTGTCCGCCATGTGTATGACCGCTTAAAATAAGATCTGCATTTTCTTCCAAGCGCAGGGCCTGCAAAGGATCATGAACGATAGCAATTTTGCAAAAACGGTTATCGATCTGCTGTAGTAATACATCGCCCTGTTTGGAACGATAGTCTATGCCGATCAGGCTCAATCTGTCGTTGCCCCTTTGCAGATATTCCACATTATCCTGCAGGAGCTTAACATCCGATTCCCGAAGGATACGCGCAAGTTGAGCGGTACCAGCCCTCTTGTCATGGTTGCCATACACCGTAAATGAAGGAGCAATGTTCGATAAAATTTTCATGTTATGTCTAACTAGAGACCATGAGATTCCTTTTTCCGCAACATCCCCGCCGATCAGAACCCAGTCCACCTTGTTTTTAACGTTTGCCAGATCCTTCTGGTTCAGCTTGCGCTTGTGCGTGTCGGATACATACAAAATCTTAGCCCCATCAAAGGATGTTGGCAGATGAGGCACTTCAACCTCTTCTTCAATCATTTGATGAACGTGGGCTTCACACCACATATGAAAAAGTAGTAAAACTCCCATCAAAATGATTAAACCTGTGAGTAAAAGCATTACCACGGCAAGGGAAGGAACGTATTCAGAGCGGGTGCCCCTTCAACCCCCCACCAAACCAGACTAATCGTTAACATGACAAAAATAAAAATGAGTGAATTGACAAACCTCTTGCTCAATTTTAACCGACGTGAAGGATGTAATTCTGTTCGTGTAGGAAGCGAACCCGCTTCGGGGATCGATTCTTCCGTTGAATTTGACGTTTTTTTGGAGCGTGATGGTGCCCTTTGAGGAAGTACTGGACTTTCCAGTTTTTCTGTATAAGGCTTGCGCTGTGATCTAGGTAAAGAAACGGAAGTAATTGGTGTGATTCCGCCAACCTCAGCAGCTGCTGCCGTTTCAGCAACGATGCTTACTTGAGAAGCCACCTGACGCTCGGATTTCTCTTTTTTATCCGATTGACGATGGCGCTGACTGCCATATGTCTTCATTCTACTTAATGGCTGATTCATGATCCCCTCCGAAAACGTATCGCTAATCCGGACACCAAATCAATAATAAAGTGACACAATATAGGCGCCCATAATGTGCCGGACTGCAAGTAAATCCAACCCAATCCATAACTTGAGACAAACACCCAGCCTGTTGGAATCCAGTGGCGCAAATAACGAATATGGATAACTGCAAATAAAATACTTGTCCAGTAAGGACCGATGGCATGTTGGATGGCTCCACGGAATAATAATTCCTCACACACAGCAACAATGGCTGCTATACATACAATGTGCCAGATGGGACGCCCACGGAACAACATCTCGTTAATTCCACCGTCATCCATGCTTTCCTGAGGTATAACATACGACAGTACCAAGTCCATAACAAGCATAATTCCTGCAAGACCAAGACCCCACCATATAAATTGGTAATTATCAGGCCAAGCGAGTACATCTAACAAGTTTCGTTTCTGCAATAAGATCCACACAACTCCGATAATCAGTGTCAGACCTTGTGTAAAGTATAGATTGATTAAAAGCAAACGCTCGGTAAGCTGCTGTGGCTCAGCCTTCTGAATCTTGAACTTGGGAAACTTGAATTTTTTCATCGGATGCGTCTGTCCTCTTGAGTTAAATTTGATGGATAACAATTACGTTGTCCAATCGGATAGTATACTAAATGATAGCCAAAAAACCAAATAGGTTCAAGACCTGCCCCAAGTCCTGGTTTTATGTCCGTGCCATTACTTCATTAAAGCAGTAAAATTCAGTTCACCAAACAGCTTACTGTCCATCTTCTTGTCGTAGGTATATTAACTATTGTATTACTTATGGTGACTCTGTTTATGTGTGAATCTAAAGACATCTGCAAAACATTTTAAAACATTTAAGCCTATTGACATGCTCATGTCAGCCATGATACATTATGAAAAAATTAGTCACGTTAAACACGATGATGGAAAAAAGACGTTGCTTCG
Proteins encoded in this region:
- a CDS encoding flagellar brake domain-containing protein, producing MFPKINEILYIQIASADEKEEHKEYKSRIADMDDTSFLIEVPMQQGSSRLKRLFFGEELSISYITEDGVRHYFNTYVTGFEEDVVRLVRIRKPLPSDISKIQRRSFLRVHANLELAIQSEDLTRAVGLTEDIGGGGLSIYGETGFSIAEGQKLKCWLLVPYRNSTIEHVNFEAEVVRIKTLETGRQLCMLKFVQISDSERQKIIKFCFERQLDYRTK
- the ypeB gene encoding germination protein YpeB produces the protein MYKRLSSVMFPIFAVLLVGALVWGYQENQEKNAILIKAENQYQRAFHDLSFHMDKLHSEIGNTLAVHSTSQGMHRKGLMNVWRLTSEAQNEINQLPLTMLPFNETEEFLSRISNFAYRASMRDLTNEPLSEKEMGNLKKLYQNSSEITKNLQDVQQKVLTDRLRWMDAETAMATQEQTMDNTIVDGFRTVNKKVQEYPELDWGPSVSNIYAKRSVKKLGGLPVTKEQIQSKAAKFSNADSSKIQVQENGKGTDWESYTATIDHANNGKLMMDFTRNGGMLISYSDTRPIGTKKVSRQNAMAKADQFLMNKGYKDMKAVNYDEYGNLGNLTYVRKQGDTLIYPEKMSVRVGLDTGEVTGFQASDFVYEHNDKRKIPKATLTEQQARKKLNSEFEENYVRKSLIENDYSKEVLCYEFGGKINGSRYRIYINANTGMEEAVEEIKPVNATS
- the der gene encoding ribosome biogenesis GTPase Der, which encodes MARPVVAIVGRPNVGKSTIFNRIIGDRLAIVEDKPGITRDRIYGIGEWNGKPFSIIDTGGIEIDGEDVILKSIRMQAELAIEEADVIVFMCDAKAGITQSDEEVAEMLYRSGKPIVVAVNKVDNIGRSELIYEFYGFGFGDPIGVSGSHGTGVGDLLDAIVEKLPELEEETYDEDVIRVALIGRPNVGKSSLVNAILGEERVIVSDVAGTTRDAIDTPFEKDGQRYVLIDTAGMRKRGKVYETTEKYSVMRAMRAIERADVVLIVINGEEGIIEQDKHIAGYAFEAGKASLFVVNKWDVVEKHDKTMKEFERKIRDHFLFMTYAPVVFLSALTKQRLQKLLPVVQRVAEQHSLRVQTHLLNDVVSDAVAINPPPTDKGRRMRINYVTQVAVKPPTMVIFVNDPELMHFSYERYLENKIRAAFDFEGTPIRIFTRKKSDES
- a CDS encoding lysophospholipid acyltransferase family protein produces the protein MIYTFCSTLLRIIYTILFRLEAVGRENIPKEGGVLLCSNHISNFDPPTVGIKIRRQVRFMAKSELFDIPVLGRIIKAVGAFPVKRGGVSKESIKTSLNILRDGQVLGIFPSGSRHNDGGIGKKGAASFALRSGATVIPTAIIGNYKVFRKMKVVYGAPVSLDEFKEDPSGEALEKATEKIMSKINEMVQTGVPSK
- the rpsA gene encoding 30S ribosomal protein S1 codes for the protein MSEEMKNQEATQDELDQFVSLKKGDTVKGTIVKLEDNQAYVSIGYKYDGVIPIRELSSLHVDSASDAVEVGQEVEAKVLSIDDEKEKLVLSKRAIDSENAWDQLQKHFEDQDVFEVVVGDVVKGGLVADVGVRGFIPASMVERHFVEDFSDYKGRTLRVKVKEIDRENNKVILSQKDVLEQEFEANKATVMAGLQEGQVIEGTVQRLTQFGAFVDVGGVDGLVHVSELAWTHVEKPSDVLSEGDKVSVKVLKVDPEKGKISLSMKAVQPGPWETASEKFNSSDIVTGVVKRLVDFGAFVEIAPGVEGLVHISQISHKHIGTPHEVLKEGQEVQVKILDMNPSEQRVSLSIKETEEAPAQPQKSERPSRNNAPREEINNPNVSLNNQGMSTTLGELFGDKLSKFK
- the plsY gene encoding glycerol-3-phosphate 1-O-acyltransferase PlsY; this encodes MILQIAAIVLSYLLGSISFSVLLAKAIRGIDIRQHGSGNAGATNTLRILGKGPAIAVLLLDVLKGVAAVWIGIWLSDGSAWIPALSGIAAIAGHNWPLYFHFRGGKGIATAIGVLVSLAFLPALCAGVIAILSIVLTRYVSLGSLIFVAFTPIFILVLPGYSMNIFWGSLIICLFAFWRHRTNIAKLAKGQENKLGSKNPGGGKRVV
- the cmk gene encoding (d)CMP kinase, which produces MASQNTSENGKMNVAIDGPAGAGKSTVARLVAEALAYVYVDTGAMYRAVTLHMLRKDIAPEEVAQVLQEAQKLVIDLQPDPDGQKVFCNGEEVTSEIRSREVTGIVSRYAQIEGLRTQLVDTQRQMALRKGVVMDGRDIGTTVLPDAEVKIFMTASVEERALRRFKELDPSEGLTLQQLERDIATRDRLDENREISPLRCAEDAIVLDTTEMNIHEVVDKIVSYCTMVRGEIGL